The nucleotide sequence GTGTAAACATGGCTCAAATCGGAGGATACTAGTTCCTTATACTGCCTAGGTATATTCCACGAAAACTGGTATATACTTATCTTCCTACATAAACACAAGAAATTTAATCAAtatctccttgtttctctctcttttctattacgTGGTTCAGACTAGAATGATGACTCACTTTTAATACTGACGATAGATCGGCAAGGAAACAATAAAACATCTATTACTTGGATGAAAGCACGATTGCTAACCTGGAGGGCTTTGTGTGGAATCGCGTTGGGCGGAGTTGCTGGACAAGgagcatatatataaaccaacggGTCAGTCTATGCGTAGTTACGCTGTCAGCATGAAGCTCTtattgtgtctctccctctgcctggcTCTCTGCCTTGTTAGGTAAGATAAGAAACTTTCGTGATTTAGTATTGGTTGATAGATGGTAAttgattttgaaatatatgtaGGGGAGAATTCCTCAACAATGTGCAATTATGTAATGTCATACACTAATTCCCAAATCCGAATCGTTAGCGTGACAGGGCTTAGGTGTCTTCAGGGTGAAGGATGCACACCCGAGACGATGGCAGAATTGGACTGCCAGTTTGGATTTGTGACAGACATCTGCAGTAATTGTGAATGCGCCAAGGCAAGTCATGCCCCTTGTCTTGTAATAGAATTGAAGacttacgcacacgcacacacacacacacacacacacacacacacacacacacacacacacacacacacacacacacacacacacacacacacacacacacatatatacatacatacatatacatatatctatctatttatatacatatatatatatatatatatatatatatatatatatatatatatatatatatgtgtgtgtgtgtgtgtgtgtgtgtgtgtgtgtgtgtgtgtgtgtgtgtgtgtgtgtgtgtgtgtgtgtgtgtgtgtgtatgtgtatttatgtgtgtttacattcacaaacacatatatgtatatatgtatgtatatatgtatacatacatacatacatatctatcatctatctatctatccatccatccatccatctatctatctatctatctatctatctatctatctatctatctatctatatatatgtgtgtgtgtgtgtgtgtgtatgttctattatgtgtgtgtgtgtgtgtgtgtgtgtgtgtgtgtgtgtgtgtgtgtgtgtgtgtgtgtgtgtgtgtgtatatatatatatatatatatatatatataatatatatatatatatatatatatatatatatatgtgtgtgtgtgtgtgtgtgtgtgtgtgtgtgtgtgtgtggtgtgtgtgtgtgtgttgtggtgtgtgtgtgtgtatgtgtgtgtgtgtgtgtgtgtgtgcgtgtatatatatatatatatatatatatatattatatatatatatatatataatatatataccacacacacacacacacacaccccacacacacagtatgtgtggtgttgtgtgtgtgcgcgcatttatgtgtgtttacattcacaaacacatatatgtatacatgtatgtatatatgtatacatacatacatacatacatacatacatacatatatatatttatatatataatatatatatatatataatatatatatatatatatgatatatatatatatatatatatatatatatatatatatatatatatatatatataacgcacacacacacacacacacacacacacacacacacacacacacacacacacacacacacacacacacacacatatacataataatatatatatatatatatatataatatatatatatatatatatatatatatatataatcatattatatataatatattatatacacatacatatatatatatattttatatatatatatatatatatatatatatatatatacacacacacaacctaaatatactaaatataatatatatatatatatatatatatatatatatatatatatatatatatatatatatataatatacacatacactacaacacacacacacacacacacacacacacacacacacacacacacacacacacacacacacacacacacacacacacacacacacacacacacctaaatatatacatatagctatagacatacatataaataaatatatatatatatacaattatatatatatatatatatatatatatatatatatatatatatatatatattatatatatctgtatatatatgtatatatctatctattatagatatacactgatatattcatacatacatatatgtacagtgtgttcatttatttgcttatatatatatacacagacgtccaccaatacatatattttacatatcatcGTAATGATTAGTCTAGACTCTGATCACAATCTTATTATTTGGTAATCATcacaatattcatcatcatcacaaataacTGATTATTtcggattatcatcatcatcgtcattaccaatCGTGTTAATctcgagaccccccccccccctccttctcctccccaggGGCTCGGTGAGGCGTGCGGCGGGACGTGGAAGAAATTGGGCACCTGCGCCGAAGGACTTGTCTGCGATAATGACCCCAAAGACGTCTTCTCTGAGGGCGTGTGTGTGGAAGCTTAACATTAAAGATGTTAAGGGGACAGAGAAGAAACACCGAAATAACATCAAACTGAGGCTCTTTGTTGACtggttttatataaattgtaAGCAGTGTCTCGGCAATTCTTTCTAACCCGAAGAAATACTGTTTCAAAGCCCATTTGATTAAATGTGTTGTGATTTATATGTGTTAGCGGCGTGGCTGCGCGGAAGGTCACACCTTTTTTCCATccatagagcgagagagagagagcgaaataaaaCCAAACCAGAAAcagttttattttaacttttattatattCACGTTAGCCCAGACAACACGGACAAGAAACTGTATTTTCCTAAAACATATAACCCTATAATTCATTTTGCGTAATTCAGGATGACCAACttgtttataaatacatttgtgtATTCCctgaaaattaaaactttaaactGTAATCATAGAAAATATGGAACAATTTGAGTATCTGCTTCTAAGAAGCTCTTTACCTgcatttcttcctttatcttatcCTTGGTCTTCCTCGACTTCTCTGGCCTTCCACTACCATACTCATTCCGCTACCATTCTCATCTCTTCTCGGCACATGCCCCTTCCACAGCATGCCGAAATGGAACAGGTTGCTCAAACACTGAATCACTGACAACAGTAGTTACTTTCTCCCCAACAAAAAACTTATCTGGGATCTCTGGCAAGTCAGTCTTGAGGTAGACAGAGGGAGCAAGACTACATTTCATGTTATAATCTAAAATAGGAAACGAACACACCAGGTTCCCCCAGTAGTACCTTGGCCAGTATTGGCTGAAATATCAGCTGCCTTTGCTTTTAAATACTTGAATGATGCAGCACAGCAATGGTCATTAATAAGAGCAGCTCTTAACTGCCTTCGCTGGATCTTGTATTGAGAGAAAACGCAGAGCGCAAGTATGGGTTCTGGGGGTAAACTGCAGCCTAAGTAGAGTTTTTGACGGCACAGGAGTTTCTTCAGGGCACAGACTTTGGGCCTCATTCATATGTTCTTTAAGAGAGATCCAACAAGCTAGAAGCGCAACATCTTCTGCAGTCTGACGTTTAATTCTTCCCCAAGATTTTCAAAACATGTCTCAAAGTCCCCATCTAGTTATCCTAAGTTAAGATGTCTCAAGTCAGTGAgacctttacctttttttttttttattcattctttttcaccTAAAAAGATGAGGTGGATGCGTTTTTGTATTTCAGGATTGTCAGCAATAGAGGCATCCATTGCCAATTCTTTGTAAATCAGATCCACAACTGAAGGTTCAACACCTGCCACATGACTGAGCATTTCTTTGAAATGCTTTCTCTGGCTACGAGTGTGGAATTCTTTCTGTTGTGGATTGACACTCACTAACATCTGAGATGCCTTGGTCAGCCATTGATTCTCGGTACGACCTGACTCACAATAACAGATGTTGCATATCCATCACCTGGGCAGTAGCGAACGGCATCAACTGAGACCGAAAACTGTAAACTAGCAATTCATTCTATTTATGATGTACCATAAAGCATtacataaaacccccccaaaaatgaaaataaaataaaaatgtatccaATTCATGTGTACATTTGCATCAAATAATACAGAGTTATTTAGACCTGCAGCAACTATAGCTTCACTGTGATTTTTATACACTGGCTTTGCTCCCCCCAAAAGTTTAGGTCGATGTTCAACAGTTGCATCCTTACTGACAGGATAGCACTTGTTAACGGTTTTGAAACTGGACTCTTGGCTGCTCGTTAAGATACTCTGTATACTTGCTGAAATAGTCAGCCAGTGTTTTCAAGATCTCACAAAATTCTGACCATTCTGGTGTTTTGTTCATGACAGGGTGTTTACAGAGTCCATACAACACATGTGCATGGTTTTTGAGCTGCAGTTCACACAATGGATGATTTTCAACTTCTTTACATtgttgtaaaagggaaaaagatttcaTACGCAACACAATGTACAACACATGCAGAGGTGTAGACACCGtactaaaatttttccccaccgaAATAACAATACAGTTGTAAAGTCCCTTTTTGGGTCAACATGCGTATGTAAAATAGATTGAACACTGATAAAGCAGTCTATTACCTATTGCACTTGTACGGGTACGGAAGTATAAAAGAACCAAAGTATGGTCAAGAGGGCAAAAAACTGCAAGGGATTGACCTAGAACGTTTGCCCAAACATatcaattgtattttttttaatctacatgCTTTTGGTGTTAATACcactaaaagatatatatattatactgtgctAATATATAAGATACAGATAAAGGATATCATAATATCAGTCAGACAATAATGCAAGAGAGTTAATTAATTtacaaacatataattttttttaaaatttattttttttgttttaataataataatacatacatacatatatatatatatatatatatatatatatatatatatatatatatatatatatatatatatatatatatatgtatatatatatatatatatatatatatatatatagatagatagatagatagatagatatatagatatatatatatatattcattcatgtcAAATACTAGCAACAAGATGGAATTATTTCCACAATAGGAAAGATTAAGAAACAGTTGATTGCACCATAAGCACATGGATTTGTTTACAAATAGAAGACTGTAGTCCAATCAAATCACAGCCAACATGACCAAACAATGATTGCATGACCAAACAATGATTAAACATGTGCCATGAATGGTCATCATGGGTTGCACAAATTATTTTTGGGGATGGCAGTGGCTACTAGGGACCAGTATTGCTAGACCTTAATTTTTAATAAGTATAGATCGAAGAAACTTACCTGTGAGGCCTGGGGTTTCATTTTAGAGGGGCAAAAACTTGTTTTGCTGCTGCTGCATCATCAAGTCCAATGCATTTCGACTTGGCTTGTCACGTTGTTCAGAGGAACCTACGTCTGTAGAATCCTCTGCATCTGAAGACATGGATTCCGCAGGGCAGCATCAAAAGCAAAGAGATCGAATGTTGAAACCTGCTAGGAGGCTTAAACTAGACCTACATCACGCCATTCTGCATTGCCAGAATCACTTGAGGAAGAAGACACTCGCGCAATTACCGTGAACTGATCACCGCTAATATCCCCGTGAAAAGATAAATAGCTTCAAAAACACGCTTGCCGTGTGAGCATGAGCACATTTGACCATATGAACGACAAAAACCTCCCTTTCATTCATTTCACCAGAAATCCAAGCAAAAGCCATGAAAACAGGCTTCATATGTGAGATGTCATTTTGATGTGCAGCGTCGTCGGGCCACGGCACGAGGTTCGCTCAGTGTGCCATGGAGTTGGTCCATGGCACtcgggttgtgtttttggtggtacTTTTGAAAACCAACAGGTTTTAAATTTGTGGTAGACGGCGGGAGTTTAGCGAGAATTTTTTTTGAGTCagattttttttgccaaaacattacttgaacttttttttctctctctctccttagcaTGCACATCTCTGCTACTTCCATCCTCTTCTGCTCTTTCTAGATTGGCCAGGTCTCTATCCCAGATATTAATGTCGGTCTTATAACAGCTCTGTATACTTTACCTTTCAGTCTtacactttatttttaaaaatttttgctcaCCATATTAGTCAAAAGATTTGACTAGATGGAGTGGTGGGAAGGCCTTCTGGAATATCCCCAGAAGTATGTGGTCTCAAGTTGTGGAATCATTTACATATATCACAAGGTTCGTAATGAAATGGATTATCAGCACATATACCATTCACAAAAGGGTACGCCTGCTTTGCGAATGAAATTTAAGAAAACTCTAGATCAGGCTTAGTTTTAGTTCTTGAATGAGTGTATTGAGATGAGAAAGAGTAGGAGTGTTAGTGGATGTACTTTTATTGAAACATCCTTCTGAACCAATGATACAGTACACTCCTGCCTCTTAgaacaacaaacagaaagaacCACAGAAATTCCGTTAGGTGCACTACACGTGGTTATCGAACTGGAGCCCTTCATCAAAACGTATGTGAAAATTTACACCAGCTAAGACACAGTGGCGGCCATCGTGGAAAAGATCATTTTAGATTTCTAATTTCtcatttttctgtatatatattatacagcaaCATTCATGCCTAAGTTGACGGttgtatcattattcatttagttGGATAAGTACTTCTGACCGTAAGATGCGGCCCCAAATAGTCTGATGTGGCCCGACCATGGGAACTCATACTCAATTGACTCCTCTGGGGATAATTGCGCTGTATGAAGCTCCCACTTTTAGTCAGTAATAGGATAATAGGGACAGTTTTCggtatatttaaaacattttacgtCTAACatgacaggatttttttttttttttttttttttttactacgcaGCTTGCTTTTAATGTAACACCTTCATCACCTATTTAGTAAAACCTAATCATTTCTGCATGTGTGCTGATAGAGAATTTCATTTTGATATATAACACTTGTGTCTTTTGCTCAAAATAATTCATGTACTAGCAAAGAATGTGAAGTGACAATGCGACAAGTGTAGCTTTTATGATACCACAATTTAAGACAACATACAACCTGGGGATGTTCTAGAGAGTCCGTCCTGCCACCCTGACTTATCAGAACTTTCCTGTAAGGTATGTTGCCTCAAATCCCTTATTTAGCTGCTTACTAGAATCAGCTGCTGGACTGTACTGCCTAAGAGTATAACACGAGAAGTGATCATGCCAGTGGTCTTTATACTTCCATGGTAAAATTCATTTAATGAGTATTGTCTTGTCTCTCAACATTTTCCGTTAAGTAATTTCGATTAATATAACGACTCacaattaatgctaataatagatcGGTAATACTATGGGAACGATGAATCTTCGATTATTGAAAAACACCTGGAGTGGTAACACACTGCAGGCTGTGTCGAAACGCTCTGGGCGGAGCTGCTGGACCAGGGGTATATATAATCCAGCGGAACAGTCTACGTACAGTTACGCTGTCAGCATGAAGCTTTtattgtgtctctccctctgcctggcTCTCTGCCTCGTTGGGTAAGATAAGAAATTTTGGTTAATAGATGTCATTTGATTTTGAAATACATGTAGGAAAGTGTTCCACTACTCAACGGTGACTAAAATTATTTAATGTCACAGAACTAATTTCCAAATCCCGGATCGCTAGCGTTACAGGGCTCAGGTGCAAGCAAGACGTAGGATGCACACCTGAGGCAAAGGCTGATATGAACTGTCAGTTTGGATATTTGCCGGACCGCTGCAATAAGTGTAGATGCGCGAAGGCAAGTGATGCTTACGTATTTGCAATAGAATTTAAGACACACCTGCATGAACaagtatatctgtttatctatctatctatctatctatctatttacatatacatatgcacacacctgtttatagatgatatatatctatctatctatctatctatctatctatctatctatctatctatctatctatctatctatatatatatatatatatatatatatatatatatatatatacacacaacatacatacacacacacacacacacacacacacacacacacacacacacacacacacacacaaacacacacacacacacacacacaccacacacacacacacacacacacacacgtatttgtttgtgtgtgtatgtataaatgtgtatatatgtatatatacgtatatatgtgtatgtatatatatatattatatatatatatatatatatatatatatatatatatatatatatatatatatatatatatatatatatatatattatcacacgcacacgcacagacacacgcatgtatgtttatatgtatattaatcaagattatatactgatatttatatttacatacaacgctcatacatatatatactcatgcatGGTTTAGTTCAGAGGTTCCCAAACTCTTTTATTCTTTGGCCCCCGATCCCATGTATAATTATCTCCATGGAACATTCAGTATCTGTCATCTTTttagattcagttattactagttatgaatagtATTATGCTGCCAGTAACTATAGCACAAGAAGGCTATATGgaaaaaaatccagtttttttttatatgtgagagataCTTATCTGTAGGTACTGTAGGTGAGACAAAATCTAGTTTAATTAAGTCATACATTTCATATTCCTCCATGACCCCACAGGAAGTACCCCTCAAGTTGGGAATCCCTGGTTTAGACGTCAATTATAacctcttattatctctctctctctctctctctccatatacatacatacatacatacatatatatatatatatatatatatatatatatatatatatatatatatatatatatatatatatatatatgtgtgtgtgtgtgtgtgtgtgtgtgtgtgtgtgtgtgtgtgtgtgtgtgtgtgtgtgtgtgtgtgtgtgtgtgtgtgtgtgtgtgtgtgtgtgtgtgtgtctatgtacaaaCTTTAACatattgatcatcatcatattgattATTGATCATAATTTCGATTATTTGtgattatcgttaccatcattagaAATACCACCCATCCTGTGCTAATCTGTGGagcccctctcttcctcgccaGGGGCTCGGCGAGGTGTGCGGCGGGCCGTGGGAGTTCTCGGGCATGTGCGCCAAAGGCCTCGTCTGCGATAAGGACCCCGAGGACTTCAACGCTGAAGGCACGTGTCGCCACGCGATCTAACCTGTTTGTTGAGTTTAGAGACTGGATTATATAAATCTTCAGCAGTGTTTCAGTGACTCTTTTTAacctgagagatagatagataggtggatagatagatagatagatagatagatagatagatagatagatagatagatagatagatagatagacagatagatagagtgatagatagatagatagatagagagagagagagagagagagagagagagagagagagagagagagagagagagagagagagagaaacaaaaaaaagtctgAATCAgttttatagtgataataactggTATCCgtagaaattatttataaaatgaattAGTGTATCCGCAAAATGTGTTCATAGAAAACTAAAACGTAAAACCATACTCATAGAAAAGGTGAAACTTATAGGGAAAACTTCTTTCTAGAGGCTTCCCGcattgataagatataatattagattGCGGCCAcacgcaaataatgataataataataaaaataataataacaataaaacaataaaatgaaagagaatagtAACGACGGTGAtatgtaagaaagaaaataaaaatcgttataacaGTCAGAATTAAAGTGTATGAGGTTGTGAAATATTATTGACATATCACCATAATGCCCACATGGCCTAATCACAGGAGAATGGGATGTCAAGACCTACATATttttgtacatacatgcacacacacacacacacacacacacacacacacacacacacacacacacacacacacacacacacacacacacacacacacacacacacacacacacacacacacacacacacacacacacacacacacacacacacacacgcatatatatgtatatgtatatatatatatatacatatatatatatatatatatatatatatatatatatatatatatatatacacacacacacacacacacacacatatacatacatgagcatatatatatatatatatatatacatatatatatatatatatatatatatattttatatatatatatatatatattatatatatcatatatagatatacatatatataacatatatgtgtatatatacatttatatatatatatatatatatatatataaaaacacacacacacacacacacacacacacacacacacacacaccatatacatatatattttatatatatatatatatatatatatatatatatatatatatttatatatatatatttatatatgtgtgtgtgtttttttgtgtgtgtgtgtgtgtgtgtgtgtgtgtgtgtgtgtgtgtgtgtgtgtgtgtgtgtgtgtgtgtatacatatatatacatatacattatatatatatatatatatatatattttatatatatatatatatataatatcatatatatataatatatatgtgtacgtatatatatacacatacataaatatctatctatctatctatatttatatacatatatatgtatatatagatagataaatagatagatagatatagatatatatgtgtatacacacacacacacacacacacacacacacacacacacacacacacacacacacacacacacacacacatataaatatatatacatatatatatatatatatatatatatattatatatatatatatatatattttatatatatatatatatatatatatatatatatatatatatatatatatatatatatatacatacatacatacatatatatatatatatatatatatatatatatatatatatatatatatatatatatatatatatatatatatatatccgtgtatgtgtgtgtaggcatatacaTCAGCACACATATATAACGGGACACACAAATTGTTAGATAGTAACTTCATCTActcataaatgatatgatatgactAGGAAAAGTGTCCTGCGCAAGACATTAAACTGCACCCTGTTTTGCGAAGGTATACAAGGCCTTGATTCAAGTCTGTAGTTATTGGCATATATCGGTGTAACTGGTAATCTAAGCCTCACAGTTGTTTTTTAATGTCTGACGGAAGCCCACCATAACTGCATAAAACGCCAGAAGGTATAGGGAGAACCGGACCTCCATCCTTTCACTGGCCACCTTTCTCAGGTGAGAAGGGCCACGGCTGTTCAGCAAGATGAACCATTCGTAATATGatgctgatggtggtgatggtggttagGATGCCAATGAAAGAACCAAGTAAATGCATTTGATAGTGGATTCCTGATTTCCACGGTAATACAAAATCTATATAACAGAGGTTCTTAAACATTTGACAAACAAGGCTACTCCGGTAGTTAGTTCTTCCCTCCAACTCTGTTTCTTATATCttcaaccaaataataataataataaaaaaaatctttctgaaatgaaagaaaaaacaaatgaagaggaATTGAATTTTACTCTGCTCATTTCACAAAGGAATCTGTATAAGTAACACCCTtatgcaaaaaacaacaacaacacgtgaTGAATGAATTCAAAGAATAATaaagttccccccttttttccgtctAAGTTCCCCCACCTTGGAAAATGACTCATTCCCCATTAAGTGATCTCCTCCCACCAAGCTCGAAAGGTTGTGTAGAGAATTCTAAACACAAAGGAATACAGTGCTCAACTTTGTATATTATCTACTCTGTtgtatatactgttttttttttccgcgagTAAACAAATATTCTCCTTGACAAGGACGTAGTCATAAAGGCTAAAACATACAAGCGTTTACCACCATTCTAGTGCCACTACACATATCAACTGCAGattctttgtatatacataaagcaatcacaaacaaaatttaaatatatagtacCTTACACACAGCAAAGGCGAAAAGGaagatattatgttattatactgGAATTACTCTACATGTTAATCTACGCCAAAGATACAACTACAAGATAATACCCTGCCTCGGTAGAAGAGGTAATTGCAGATGGCACAAGGAGaatgaatgagatagagagatagatatatagatagatagattgatagacaggggatagatagatagatagatagatagatagatagatagatagacaaagacatatagatagataggtagagagaaagagagagagagagagagagagagagagagagagagagagagagagagagagagagagagagagaagagaaagagaagagaaagagaaagagaaagagaaagagaaagagaaagagaaagagaaagagaaagaggaaagagaaagagagagagaacgcaagcTTTCACACCTAAATACACctgcatgatgataataatgaaaaaataacaacattcacaacaacgatgatgataatgacgctgatgacgataatgataacgacaactaTGAAAACGATAGAATGAtagaaaaattaatgatgatttaCATTGCTGCAATGCTAGACTGGCATGAACTAGGGCAGTGTTCCCTTTCATGTAAATCGGTTCTCTTTGATAATGATGCCCAATGAATACGCAATGAATTCGAAATGTGATGGCTATTACTGTCGTATTAGCCGTACATAATATCATAAGCAAAAATAATGTATCCCAGTGAGATATGTCAAAGTTA is from Penaeus monodon isolate SGIC_2016 chromosome 12, NSTDA_Pmon_1, whole genome shotgun sequence and encodes:
- the LOC119579795 gene encoding venom protein 302-like, with amino-acid sequence MKLLLCLSLCLALCLVSVTGLRCLQGEGCTPETMAELDCQFGFVTDICSNCECAKGLGEACGGTWKKLGTCAEGLVCDNDPKDVFSEGVCVEA
- the LOC119579710 gene encoding venom protein 302-like, with the protein product MNLRLLKNTWSGNTLQAVSKRSGRSCWTRGIYNPAEQSTYSYAVSMKLLLCLSLCLALCLVGVTGLRCKQDVGCTPEAKADMNCQFGYLPDRCNKCRCAKGLGEVCGGPWEFSGMCAKGLVCDKDPEDFNAEGTCRHAI